From a region of the Leptotrichia sp. OH3620_COT-345 genome:
- a CDS encoding HAD family phosphatase yields the protein MSIKNIIFDLGNVLISFNPKDYTDNEKFLKEVFGSPEWLMLDRGTLSYGEAKEIFKKRVPEVAEQIDSMFDSNFAGLLQPIKENVSLLPLLKENYNLYILSNFHKDSFEEVYNNYEFFKNFKGKVVSCYCHLLKPEKEIYEEILNKFSLNPEETLFIDDMEVNIEAAEKLGIKGIHLPDHTKLKEKLEGFLK from the coding sequence ATGAGTATTAAAAATATAATATTTGATTTAGGGAATGTTCTTATAAGTTTTAACCCTAAAGATTATACGGATAATGAAAAATTTTTAAAGGAGGTATTTGGAAGTCCTGAATGGTTAATGCTTGACAGAGGGACACTTTCTTATGGAGAAGCAAAAGAAATATTCAAGAAGAGAGTACCTGAAGTAGCAGAGCAGATTGATTCAATGTTTGACAGTAATTTTGCCGGTTTATTGCAACCGATAAAAGAAAATGTTTCTTTGCTGCCTTTATTGAAAGAAAATTATAATTTATATATTTTATCGAATTTTCATAAAGACTCTTTTGAAGAAGTGTACAATAATTATGAATTTTTTAAAAATTTCAAAGGAAAAGTGGTTTCCTGTTACTGTCATTTATTAAAACCTGAAAAAGAAATATATGAGGAAATTTTAAATAAATTTTCTTTAAATCCTGAAGAAACGTTATTTATAGATGATATGGAAGTAAATATAGAAGCTGCGGAAAAGTTAGGAATAAAAGGAATTCATCTACCCGATCATACAAAATTAAAAGAAAAACTGGAAGGATTTTTAAAATGA
- a CDS encoding LD-carboxypeptidase, with product MIKIKNIFLIFLFTMTVILTGAEKQQIIIPEKLKEGDTIGLIAPANYKGTSADDEVEYLINRGFKVVYGKSFDSMWYGFGGIDEMRAEDINDMFANKEIKAIFAIRGGYGSIRIVDKLDYEVIKKNPKIFSGYSDITTLLIAINEKTGLVTYHGPMSSNFRDIPEVTETSFNKTFIEVSEFNLAELDNEYFVIRNGKGEGKITGGNLSLIVASLGTEYEINTDGKILFIEEVNEPTYRIDRMLKQLKLAGKLKNLKGVILGDFKNPRKAEPNDMNLNDVFEDNFGKMNIPVISGLDSGHVRPFITVPIGAKAKIDTYKGEIIIEKSVK from the coding sequence ATGATTAAAATAAAAAACATATTCTTAATATTTCTTTTTACAATGACTGTAATATTGACAGGAGCTGAAAAGCAGCAGATAATAATACCTGAAAAATTGAAAGAGGGAGATACTATAGGACTTATAGCTCCTGCAAACTATAAAGGCACTTCAGCTGATGATGAAGTAGAGTATCTTATAAACAGAGGATTTAAAGTAGTGTATGGAAAATCTTTTGATTCCATGTGGTATGGTTTTGGAGGAATAGACGAAATGAGAGCCGAAGACATAAATGATATGTTTGCAAATAAAGAAATAAAAGCTATTTTTGCCATAAGAGGAGGTTATGGAAGTATAAGGATAGTGGATAAACTTGATTATGAAGTAATAAAGAAAAATCCGAAAATATTTTCAGGATATAGTGATATCACTACTCTTTTAATTGCAATTAATGAAAAAACGGGACTTGTAACGTATCATGGACCTATGAGCTCCAATTTTAGAGATATTCCTGAAGTTACAGAAACCTCTTTTAATAAGACATTTATAGAAGTTTCTGAATTTAATCTTGCAGAACTTGACAATGAATATTTTGTAATAAGAAATGGAAAAGGTGAAGGGAAAATTACCGGAGGAAATTTATCTCTTATTGTAGCTTCACTCGGAACGGAATATGAAATTAATACTGACGGGAAAATATTGTTCATTGAAGAAGTAAATGAGCCGACATATAGAATCGACAGAATGCTGAAACAATTGAAATTAGCAGGAAAACTGAAAAATTTAAAAGGGGTAATCCTTGGAGATTTTAAAAATCCGAGAAAAGCCGAACCTAATGATATGAACTTAAACGATGTATTTGAAGATAATTTCGGAAAGATGAATATTCCTGTAATAAGTGGATTGGATTCGGGGCATGTAAGACCGTTTATTACTGTTCCTATAGGAGCAAAAGCAAAAATAGATACTTATAAAGGAGAAATAATAATAGAAAAATCTGTAAAATAA
- a CDS encoding 5-formyltetrahydrofolate cyclo-ligase, with protein MSKDKIRSDIIQKRNLLTEEFIEKNSNIIIGNLKTYIEKAQNIMIFMDMKNEVKITKLINLYLHKNFYIPKIFPDGDMKINMYNEKDLVLHKFGYYESNSPVFYNENILELVIVPAVAFDKSKNRIGFGKGYYDRFLHKIGGNPNKTLNIGICYDFQLLDEIPFENHDIKVDFVITEKRTIY; from the coding sequence ATGTCAAAAGATAAAATACGAAGTGATATTATTCAGAAAAGAAATCTTCTTACAGAAGAATTTATTGAAAAAAATAGCAATATAATAATAGGAAATCTTAAAACTTATATTGAAAAAGCTCAAAATATTATGATTTTTATGGATATGAAAAACGAAGTGAAAATTACAAAATTAATTAATCTATATCTTCATAAAAATTTTTACATACCTAAAATTTTTCCCGACGGAGATATGAAAATAAATATGTACAATGAAAAAGATCTGGTTTTACATAAATTCGGTTATTATGAATCCAACTCTCCTGTTTTTTATAACGAAAATATTTTAGAGCTTGTTATTGTTCCTGCTGTGGCTTTTGATAAATCAAAAAATAGAATCGGCTTCGGAAAAGGTTACTATGACAGATTTCTGCATAAAATAGGAGGAAATCCAAATAAAACTTTAAATATCGGTATTTGCTATGATTTTCAGCTATTAGATGAAATTCCATTTGAGAACCATGATATAAAAGTTGATTTTGTTATTACTGAAAAAAGGACTATATATTAA